Within Pseudomonas cichorii, the genomic segment TGTACCAGGGTTTCGAGGTTCTGGTGAGTCGCGGCAATGATGCGCACATCGACCTTGACCGGCGTATGGCCGCCAACCCGATAGAACTCGCCGTCAGCCAGTACCCGCAATAGGCGCGTTTGGGTGTCAGCTGGCATGTCACCGATTTCATCGAGGAACAGCGTGCCGCCATCGGCCTGCTCGAAGCGACCGCGACGCAGGTTGGCCGCGCCGGTGAAGGCGCCTTTTTCGTGGCCAAACAGCTCCGACTCCATCAGATCCTTGGGAATCGCTGCCATGTTCAGCGCAATGAACGGCGAAGCCGAGCGCGGGCTGTGGCGGTGCAGAGCGTGGGCGACCAGCTCTTTACCAGTGCCCGACTCGCCATTGATCAGCACGGTGATGTTGGAGTGGCTCAAACGCCCGATGGCACGAAACACTTCCTGCATCGCAGGGGCTTCACCAATGATTTCCGGGGTGCGGGTCAGGGTCGGCGCTGCGTCCAGGCCTTGCTGCTCCTGGGCGTGCTGGTTGGCACGCTTGACCAGCGAGACGGCTTCGTCGACGTCGAACGGTTTGGGCAGGTACTCGAAGGCACCGCCCTGATACGACGCAACGGCGCTGTCCAGGTCCGAGTGGGCGGTCATGATGATCACCGGCAGGCGCGGATGCTGCTCGCGAATCCGGGCCAGCAGATCCAGGCCGCTGGCACCGGGCATGCGGATGTCGGAAATGATCACGTCCGGTTGCTGACGGGCCAGGCGACTCATCACCCCATCCGCGCTATCGAAGCTTTGTGTGGTCATGCCTTCCTGTTGCAGGGCCTTTTCCAGTACCCAGCGGATGGAACGATCGTCATCTACGATCCAGACAGTTTCACTACGGCTCATGGCGAAGCGGCTCCTTGTTCCAGCGGCAGGAAGATCGAGAAAGTGGTGTGGCCGGTATGGCTCTCACATTCGATCAGGCCCTGGTGCTGGCTAATGATGTTCTGGGTAATGGCAAGACCGAGTCCCGTACCATCCGGGCGGCCACTGACCATGGGGTAGAAAATGGTTTCCTGAAGTTCGGCCGGAATACCGGGGCCGTTGTCGATGATTTCGATCTTGCTCACCAGTCGATGGCGAATGTGCCCGATGGTGAACTGACGCATGGCGCGGGTGCGCAGGGTGATTCGTCCCAGGCGCAGCTCGTTCTGACTGCCGATGGCCTGCATCGCGTTGCGTACGATATTGAGTACGGCCTGAATCATTTGTTCACGGTCGATCAGAACGTCCGGGATGCTTGGATCATAGTCGCGCACCAGCGTGATGCATCCTTGGGTTTCTGCCTCGACCAGACTGCTGACCCGCTCAAGTACCTCGTGCACATTGGTCATGGCCAGCGAAGGCAGCTTGTTGGAGCCCAGCATCCGGTCGACCAGATTACGCAGGCGATCGGCCTCTTCGATGATGACGTTGGTGTAGTCCTTGAGGCTTTCTTCGGGCAGCTCGCGGGACAGCAACTGAGCCGCGCCGCGAATTCCGCCGAGGGGGTTCTTGATTTCGTGAGCCAGGCCACGCACCAGCATCTTGGTGGTTTCCTGCTTGGACAGCTGGGCTTCTTCCTTGGTGATGCGCAGAAGGCGATCACGAGGATGAACCTCAAGCAGTAACAGGGTTTCACCCTTGTTGAGGATAGGTGTCACCGCATAGTCGACGGTCAGGGTCTGACCGGTCAGTGCGGTAAGCATGGCTTCGCGCTTGGTGAAAGGGTGGGCCTGCTCCACGGCCTGACGAAGCGAACTGAGTGCTTCGGCGGACTCGGTGAACAGTTCGCTGATGAATTGTCCATGGCTGCGCTGACCACTGATGGCCAGCAGCATTTCCGCTGCCGGGTTCATGTACTCAAGGCGCAGATCGGCATTGAGCAGAATGGTGGCAGTGGTCAGGTTGTCCAGTAACAGACGGTGCAGCGCGTCGCTGATAGTCATGAATCTTGTTGACCTCTTTTGGCACATTGCAATCGCGGAGGTGCAGGGCTGAGCCGTCCTGGCCAGCATCAGCAAAGCCACTGATACGGTGCTTAACGGGGTGCTGTGCAAGCGAAGTTGCAAGAACCAAACCAAGGCTCCGAAAAGAAGCGTTTAATTCGCAAAATCGGGCTTTTTTTGGATCAGTGCTCACATAAGGCGCCATGCGACAGTCATTTCTGAACCATATTGGGCTGTCTTGAGGCGTGCCGAGGTACATGATGCACCATTAAGGTGCTTTGGTGGCGGGATGACCTTTTATGCCTAGAAAAAAGGCAGGATGCTGCTTTCTTCCTCGGGTTTGTCCTTGATCGGGCACTCGGGACGTACACCGTACTCGGGGAGCTGGCAGGGGTTGGCTTTGCGTTTTTGCGCCAGTGAGGTGCGCAGCATGTGGAAGGGCTGGTTGGGCGTTTTTTCCAGCACGCGGTCGTACTCATCGACTATCTCGACCGATAGCTGGTGCGTACCCCGATCAATATTGCTCAGCGGGATGACCGGGCTGCGTCCGGGCTGGCCTGCGGGTTGGCCATCCAGAAACAGGCGATAGTTGTGCCCGGGCTGCAGAGCCGGTTCGCTGGTGACGGTCACGATGACGTCGCCGCTGGTGCTGCGTACTGTTCCGTCCGGCTCGGGGACCAGAACCCGCAGCAGTTGATAGCGAAATATCGACTTGGCCTTGGGTTTTGCGGGTGCTGCCTGATAGGGGCGGGCGGGTGGTGTGCCCGTCATGTTGTTGCTGGGCGGTATCTCCACGCGCTTGGCATTCTTGCGCGGCTGATCGGTGAATACCCGGTTGCCGTTGGCATCGATGTAGGTATAGACGTCAGCGGCTGACGGCAAGGCTGTCAGCAGCAACAGGCACATCAGCAGGCCATGGAGCAGGTGTCGTTCAGGGCCGGTTGACATGGACGCGCTGCACGGTAAGGGTGATTGTCTGGCTTTGCTGGACGACACGTTGGGAATCCAGCACCACGACCGCAAAACTGTGTTCGCCCCGATCGATATTCACCACCTGCAGGCGGGGGATATTGGTGGGTGTTCCGTAAGGGTTGCCGTCCACCAGCAACTGGAGCTGGTGGCCGGGGTGCAGGCGCGGCTGAATCTTCACGCCCACCGTGAAGGTGCCGTTATTGGCGCGCAATGCTTCGTCTGTCGGCAGGTCGGTCAGTTCCAGTGTGCTGTATGCGTCCCGAGGCTGTGTCTGTGTGCTCGTCGGGTGTGGTGCGATGTTCGTGGCTGGTGCGGAGGGAACCCGGGTTTCCACGCTGTTGAGTGGCGGTAACTCGACGACCTCGGTCTTGATGCCGTTGGGCGGCTGATTGCTGAACGCGGTATTGCCATTCGCATCAGTGTACTTATAGATCTGTGCCACGGCAGGCAGGCTGATCAATAGGAACAGGCAGATGAGGCTTTGGCGCATGAGGCTCTCGGCAGCAAAGGGAAGGTCGTCAGCATAGAACACTTCGGTCGGGCGGTCAGGCTTACAGTTTCGCAGCGCACAGATCCGTGGTGGCAAGTACCAGTGCCTGATCGTGAATCGGGTCGGTACGGTGATGCTTGAGTGCGGCATCCAGCAGTGTCCGACAGTTGTCCGAGGCGCGGACCGGCTGGAAATCGGCATAGGTGCGCAGCAATTCGGTCTGCAGTCGATCCAGTCTGGGGCGGATGTCGTCGACCAGGCTCTGGCGTGCGGTATCGGGTGCCTTGCCTGCCGTGTGCCACTGTTCGAGCAGGGCGTTCTGCACACGTTTGTTGGCTTCGATCTGGGTGCGGAACAGTCGTTGAACATCGTCGGGATTGAGTTTGAATTCGGCGGCACGGGCCTGAGCGGCACTGATGACCTGCTGCTCGCGAGGTGGATCCTCGACAGCCTTGCCGCTGTCCCATTTGCTCAGGGCAACCTGATCGGCAATGGTCAGGCGCTCGCTGATGGCTTGCAGCAAAGGTTCAAGGGGGGATGGCTTCTGTTCGGCGGCGAGAGCAATGCCGGGAGAAATGCATGTCAGAGTCAGCAGCGAAGTGGCCAGAAGCAGGCGCATGGCAGTTCCATCTCGAATCTGTGGGTGGAGCGCAGATTTAACTCCAGGTCATCGACCAGAGCCAGTGGCAATACGAGGCATGGCCGTTTAGCGCGATAACGGTGTTCCAGCGGCTCCAGCATAGAACACAACGAGTTCGACCGGTGTATTGCCGGTCTTGCCGCGGTGAATGATATCCACCATTTCGGCCAGGGTTTCACCTGCTTTGATACGAATGGACTTGCCCCCTTCCTTTGCTTCGACCGTGAGTTCGCCGGAAAGGACGTAGGCGGCGTTTGGAACGGGGTGCTGGTGCCATTTCAGCGTGCTGTTCGCCGGGATGCTGATCTTGAGAATGCTCAGTTCCGGCTGGCCTTCGGGATAAGCCTTGTAGGGCGTTCCATCCCATGACTGGGTGGCTTCGAGCAATATCTGGGATGTGGGCTGGTTTGTGCCCTGCATGTTTTTGTCAGCGAAAGCCATGTTGCCCAATAACAGGCTGGCGACGACCAGCAGGATGTTGATGTTCATGGAAACCCCCGGTTTTGCGATTGATTGATCTCAAGGCGAAACGCAAGAATTCCAAAAAGCCAGGGCTGCAAGGTGCTAATTATTTACTACATGCCAGTAAAAACGCGGGCATGAAAAAGGCCTCCCGAAGGAGGCCTCATTTACGCCATTACCGCTGGCGCGACTGGATCAGCAGCTGTAGTACAGCTCGTATTCCAGTGGGTGTACGAAAGTACGTACCTTGATTTCTTCTTCGCTTTTCAGCTCGATGTAAGCGTCGATGAAGTCGTCGCTGAAAACGCCGCCTTTGGTCAGGAACGCACGACCTTTGTCCAGCTCTTCCAGGGCTTCTTTCAGGCTGCCGCAAACTTGTGGAATGCCTTTGGCCTCTTCTGGCGGCAGGTCATACAGGTTTTTGTCAGCTGCATCGCCAGGGTGGATCTTGTTCTGGATGCCGTCCAGGCCAGCCATCAACAGTGCGGCGAACGCCAGGTACGGGTTGGCTGCCGGATCCGGGAAGCGGGCTTCGATACGACGGCCGCGTGGGCTGGAGACGTAAGGAATACGGATCGAGGCGGAACGGTTACGAGCCGAGTAGGCCAGCATGACCGGAGCTTCGAAACCTGGGACCAGACGCTTGTAGGAGTTGGTCGACGGGTTGGTGAAGCCGTTCAGGGCCTTACCATGCTTGATGATACCGCCGATGAAGTACAGGGCGGTGTCGGACAGGCCGGCATAGCCTTCGCCCGCGAAGGTGTTCTTGCCATCTTTGGCGATGGACATGTGAACGTGCATACCCGAACCGTTATCGCCGTACAGAGGCTTGGGCATGAAGGTAGCGGTGCGACCGTAAGCGTCGGCAACGTTGTGCACGACATACTTGAGGGTCTGAACTTCGTCAGCCTTGGCAACCAGGGTGTTGAACTTCACGCCGATTTCGTTCTGGCCGGCAGTTGCCACTTCGTGGTGGTGAACTTCGACGACCTGACCCATTTCTTCCAGTGCGTTGCACATGGCAGTACGGATTTCGTGGTCGTGGTCGACCGGTGGAACCGGGAAGTAGCCGCCTTTGATACCTGGACGGTGGCCTTTGTTGCCGCCTTCCACGTCCTGGTCAGACATCCACGAGCCTTGTTCGGAGAAGATCTTGAACATGGAGCCGGAGATGTCGGACTTGTACTTGACCGAATCGAAGATGAAGAATTCTGGCTCCGGACCAACGAATACGGTGTCACCGATACCGGTGGACTTCAGGTATTCCTCGGCGCGGTGGGCGATGGCGCGTGGGTCGCGGTCATAGCCTTGCATGGTCGAAGGTTCGATGATGTCGCAGACCAGGATCAGGGTCGGCTCTTCGGTGAACGGGTCCAGAACTGCGGAGCTGTCGTCCGGCAGCAGGATCATGTCGGAGGCTTCGATACCTTTCCAGCCTTCAATGGAGGAACCGTCGAACATCTTGCCGACTTCAAAGAAGTCGTCGTCCAGCGCATCGCGAGCTGGCATGGTGACGTGT encodes:
- a CDS encoding cupin domain-containing protein, with amino-acid sequence MNINILLVVASLLLGNMAFADKNMQGTNQPTSQILLEATQSWDGTPYKAYPEGQPELSILKISIPANSTLKWHQHPVPNAAYVLSGELTVEAKEGGKSIRIKAGETLAEMVDIIHRGKTGNTPVELVVFYAGAAGTPLSR
- a CDS encoding DUF4124 domain-containing protein, with translation MRQSLICLFLLISLPAVAQIYKYTDANGNTAFSNQPPNGIKTEVVELPPLNSVETRVPSAPATNIAPHPTSTQTQPRDAYSTLELTDLPTDEALRANNGTFTVGVKIQPRLHPGHQLQLLVDGNPYGTPTNIPRLQVVNIDRGEHSFAVVVLDSQRVVQQSQTITLTVQRVHVNRP
- the ntrC gene encoding nitrogen regulation protein NR(I); this translates as MSRSETVWIVDDDRSIRWVLEKALQQEGMTTQSFDSADGVMSRLARQQPDVIISDIRMPGASGLDLLARIREQHPRLPVIIMTAHSDLDSAVASYQGGAFEYLPKPFDVDEAVSLVKRANQHAQEQQGLDAAPTLTRTPEIIGEAPAMQEVFRAIGRLSHSNITVLINGESGTGKELVAHALHRHSPRSASPFIALNMAAIPKDLMESELFGHEKGAFTGAANLRRGRFEQADGGTLFLDEIGDMPADTQTRLLRVLADGEFYRVGGHTPVKVDVRIIAATHQNLETLVQAGKFREDLFHRLNVIRIHIPRMSDRREDIPTLAKHFLSRAAQELAVEPKLLKAETEEYLKHLPWPGNVRQLENTCRWITVMASGREVHISDLPPELLSLPQDAAPVTNWEQALRQWADQALSRGQSSLLDSAVPTFERIMIETALKHTAGRRRDAAVLLGWGRNTLTRKIKELGMKVDGGDDDEGDEG
- the glnA gene encoding glutamate--ammonia ligase → MSKSVQLIKDHDVKWIDLRFTDTKGKQQHVTMPARDALDDDFFEVGKMFDGSSIEGWKGIEASDMILLPDDSSAVLDPFTEEPTLILVCDIIEPSTMQGYDRDPRAIAHRAEEYLKSTGIGDTVFVGPEPEFFIFDSVKYKSDISGSMFKIFSEQGSWMSDQDVEGGNKGHRPGIKGGYFPVPPVDHDHEIRTAMCNALEEMGQVVEVHHHEVATAGQNEIGVKFNTLVAKADEVQTLKYVVHNVADAYGRTATFMPKPLYGDNGSGMHVHMSIAKDGKNTFAGEGYAGLSDTALYFIGGIIKHGKALNGFTNPSTNSYKRLVPGFEAPVMLAYSARNRSASIRIPYVSSPRGRRIEARFPDPAANPYLAFAALLMAGLDGIQNKIHPGDAADKNLYDLPPEEAKGIPQVCGSLKEALEELDKGRAFLTKGGVFSDDFIDAYIELKSEEEIKVRTFVHPLEYELYYSC
- a CDS encoding DUF4124 domain-containing protein; protein product: MSTGPERHLLHGLLMCLLLLTALPSAADVYTYIDANGNRVFTDQPRKNAKRVEIPPSNNMTGTPPARPYQAAPAKPKAKSIFRYQLLRVLVPEPDGTVRSTSGDVIVTVTSEPALQPGHNYRLFLDGQPAGQPGRSPVIPLSNIDRGTHQLSVEIVDEYDRVLEKTPNQPFHMLRTSLAQKRKANPCQLPEYGVRPECPIKDKPEEESSILPFF
- the glnL gene encoding nitrogen regulation protein NR(II), with the translated sequence MTISDALHRLLLDNLTTATILLNADLRLEYMNPAAEMLLAISGQRSHGQFISELFTESAEALSSLRQAVEQAHPFTKREAMLTALTGQTLTVDYAVTPILNKGETLLLLEVHPRDRLLRITKEEAQLSKQETTKMLVRGLAHEIKNPLGGIRGAAQLLSRELPEESLKDYTNVIIEEADRLRNLVDRMLGSNKLPSLAMTNVHEVLERVSSLVEAETQGCITLVRDYDPSIPDVLIDREQMIQAVLNIVRNAMQAIGSQNELRLGRITLRTRAMRQFTIGHIRHRLVSKIEIIDNGPGIPAELQETIFYPMVSGRPDGTGLGLAITQNIISQHQGLIECESHTGHTTFSIFLPLEQGAASP
- a CDS encoding chorismate mutase produces the protein MRLLLATSLLTLTCISPGIALAAEQKPSPLEPLLQAISERLTIADQVALSKWDSGKAVEDPPREQQVISAAQARAAEFKLNPDDVQRLFRTQIEANKRVQNALLEQWHTAGKAPDTARQSLVDDIRPRLDRLQTELLRTYADFQPVRASDNCRTLLDAALKHHRTDPIHDQALVLATTDLCAAKL